The following are from one region of the Rhodothermales bacterium genome:
- a CDS encoding enoyl-CoA hydratase-related protein, whose amino-acid sequence MVALSLTAPIATLTLNRPEKLNALTMEMLHELEAHVAALEEAKDVRVVLLTAAGDRAFCVGADIHAWAALGPQDMWRTWIRVGHRIFDRLAALRMPVIAVINGYTFGGGLELALAADIRLAAEEAAFALPEVGLGTVPGWAGTQRLPAVVGAGRAKQMIFAGERISAAKAEAWGLVNEVHPREKLPARAQELAEAIAKKAPLAVQMTKQLVDGGLGKGAGVVLESLASGLAASSEDAAEGLAAFREKREPRFRGV is encoded by the coding sequence ATGGTCGCGCTCTCCCTCACCGCCCCCATCGCCACCCTCACCCTCAACCGGCCCGAGAAGCTCAATGCGCTCACGATGGAGATGCTGCACGAGCTGGAGGCGCATGTCGCGGCGCTGGAGGAGGCGAAGGACGTGCGGGTAGTGCTGCTGACGGCCGCCGGCGACCGGGCGTTCTGCGTCGGGGCCGATATTCACGCGTGGGCGGCGCTGGGGCCGCAGGATATGTGGCGGACGTGGATCCGTGTCGGCCACCGAATCTTCGACCGGCTGGCGGCGCTCCGGATGCCGGTTATCGCCGTGATCAACGGCTACACGTTTGGAGGCGGATTGGAGCTTGCGCTGGCGGCGGACATCCGGCTCGCGGCCGAGGAAGCGGCGTTTGCGCTCCCGGAAGTGGGCCTGGGGACGGTCCCCGGCTGGGCCGGCACGCAGCGGCTGCCGGCGGTGGTGGGCGCGGGGCGGGCCAAGCAGATGATTTTTGCCGGCGAACGCATCTCCGCCGCAAAGGCCGAGGCGTGGGGGCTGGTGAATGAGGTGCACCCCCGTGAAAAGCTGCCGGCCCGGGCACAGGAGCTGGCAGAGGCTATCGCGAAGAAGGCCCCGCTGGCGGTGCAGATGACCAAGCAGTTGGTGGATGGAGGGTTGGGGAAAGGAGCCGGTGTGGTGCTGGAGTCCCTCGCCAGCGGCCTCGCCGCCTCGTCGGAGGATGCGGCGGAGGGCCTGGCGGCGTTCCGAGAAAAACGGGAGCCACGGTTTAGGGGGGTGTGA